The following coding sequences are from one Anolis sagrei isolate rAnoSag1 chromosome 6, rAnoSag1.mat, whole genome shotgun sequence window:
- the RPGRIP1 gene encoding X-linked retinitis pigmentosa GTPase regulator-interacting protein 1, translating to MAQCYGTMGVMVLQGLVDQLRRTGLDNDQLCHFVFLLDHIPSYLNMSLLLLDETAGDLPVRDTNQKPSVIAAIQDVSSSAVLPVKPPVLKSLMKGSRSLARTRRQIARVTRTELEDGFLRLHDENLLLKEFARKQEDRIKRMGTKLSRLSHERVPLDGRPGSWVRSSGRNLDLEEDLEEMQERVRELERHNEGLRNRLLFYKQQLQLQGCGRHCPYSYVTPRVNTGLRRANTAVGRVPERLAKGMRMQGPVARPTHTAPPRYGDRLLEGSRAEMERLSHHSLVLAELGADRESISPHGKETDPESTHSQQRHVEVQERRAAIRDNVELIRLQKLLRAKNSELALTKAQFAGLQEAYETHLQQNQEALRSTSEALLTQVEELNTHLKEETQKVTTLESQLEILSPLQGTLKDFQERVHDLETERDLLKMDYDKLLENCMTAAQQNVDEVPQKDNAPCPEAQLVLVTAEKKRLEEQLEKEIAHNEELKQKVSLLLATAQEVDSPQEKSTIVETPTREEEPHSHQIQPLILEGEMEIPMEKEEVFSQLSLKRKLHETEAAHAETALELEKTRDMLILQHRINRDYQAELEGVLLQANREKQEREEKQEKMAQLLDLRSSRIRQLEEQLKDIAYGTRAVPFRIDEVDTSLGTDPDKAPQLRRGENLFELHISGAVLSAEALRLLGDPEPATFCTYSFYDFETQCTPVVWGIRPRYDFTSQYVVRAEPFFLHYLQEAACRLELHLASAVDHATLASCRLRFGEALATGEQVHATAVLHGANGADYGLLEYWVRLRFPIEETLRLHHQRTKALGYVSAGVPRSTAVQLHWQKEGVQGTNRNEVRVRIEGCAGLRSRWLGSQPSPYAMYQFFTFPDHDTVIIPASNNPHFADLQTFVVRVTPEMHHYLLVESLWVYVFDDEDEEPGNYLGKAQVPLLPLANGRSISGDFVLLDPSGKPNGSIRLSLEWSLLYVPPEEVGVLGPTDSKPMGQQIEKKQARLRNQKPRESNAGLLPSSRQSKKPRLSLPEAEKRTLKHTKLANGHKAPQVQVSPVVKPTRPVAKEHVEEDAQERSVSGHVLLEEIKEGEEILAVEEAAAAESQRGSDAGSSIEAEAASEEAESDAPTTESDEVVMALSSLREPLQLEPSDRIRLEIISLSLLPESEPVADEHIQQLYVEYHFPGLPLEETETPFSLRKPEGDQEIYFHFSKVIRLDPSPASLQRQLLFSMLEAEEPECNQLQFVVVSEPLPGTGGDCEEVGFAYLDLREILLTGCDVLERELWVVSSLDPETYVGKLKVSMEAAAALRAVYWAGKSKKTEER from the exons atggctcagtgctatggaaccatgggagttatgGTTTTGCAAGGTCTGG TCGATCAGCTCAGGAGAACGGGACTTGATAATGACCAACTTTGTCATTTTGTCTTTCTTCTAGACCATATACCTTCCTATCTAAACATGTCTTTGCTCCTATTGGATGAAACAGCAGGGGACCTGCCAGTCCGAGACACCAACCAGAAGCCCTCAGTGATAGCAGCCATACAAG ATGTCTCCTCATCTGCTGTCCTCCCTGTGAAACCCCCTGTGCTGAAATCCTTAATGAAAG GGTCACGCTCATTGGCAAGGACACGGCGCCAGATAGCCCGAGTGACCCGCACAGAGCTGGAGGATGGATTTCTACGACTTCATGATGAAAATTTACTGCTCAAGGAGTTTGCCCGGAAACAAGAGGACAGGATCAAAAG GATGGGCACCAAGCTCTCAAGACTCAGCCATGAACGTGTCCCACTTGATGGGAGACCAGGGAGCTGGGTTCGCAGTTCTGGACGGAACCTAGACCTGGAGGAAGATTTGGAAGAGATGCAGGAACGGGTTCGGGAGCTGGAGAGACACAACGAGGGGCTGAGGAACCGTCTCCTCTTTTACAAGCAGCAGCTGCAGCTTCAGGGCTGTGGACGGCATTGTCCATATAGCTATGTCACCCCCAGGGTCAACACAGGACTTCGACGGGCAAACACTGCTGTTGGGCGGGTGCCGGAGAGGCTAGCCAAAG GGATGCGGATGCAAGGGCCAGTGGCCAGACCAACCCACACAGCCCCTCCAAGATATGGGGATCGTCTTCTGGAGGGATCTCGAGCAGAGATGGAAAGGCT GAGCCACCATAGTCTGGTTCTGGCAGAACTGGGAGCAGACCGGGAGTCCATTTCCCCGCATGGCAAAGAGACGGACCCAGAAAGCACCCACTCTCAGCAGCGTCATGTAGAAGTCCAGGAACGTCG GGCTGCCATCCGAGACAATGTGGAGTTGATCCGGCTCCAGAAGCTTTTAAGGGCAAAGAATTCAGAATTGGCGCTAACCAAAGCTCAGTTTGCTGGCTTACAGGAA GCTTATGAGACTCATCTCCAACAG aaCCAAGAGGCATTGAGGTCAACCAGTGAGGCCTTGTTGACTCAGGTTGAGGAGCTCAATACACACCTGAAGGAGGAGACCCAGAAAGTCACAACCTTAGAGAGTCAGCTGGAAATCCTTTCTCCCTTGCAGGGAACCCTgaaagat TTTCAGGAGCGCGTCCATGACCTGGAGACCGAACGAGATTTGCTGAAGATGGATTATGACAAACTCCTTGAGAA TTGCATGACCGCTGCACAGCAAAACGTGGATGAGGTGCCTCAAAAGGACAACGCTCCTTGCCCAGAAGCTCAACTTGTCTTGGTGACTGCAGAGAAGAAAAGGCTTGAGGAGCAGCTAGAAAAAGAAATAG CTCATAATGAGGAGTTGAAACAGAAAGTGAGTCTTCTCCTCGCAACTGCGCAGGAAGTTGACTCTCCGCAGGAGAAGTCAACCATTGTGGAAACCCCGACAAGAGAGGAAGAGCCTCATTCTCATCAAATTCAG CCCCTGATCCTAGAAGGAGAGATGGAGATACCAATGGAGAAGGAAGAGGTTTTTAGCCAACTGAGTCTAAAGCGAAAACTGCATGAGACCGAGGCCGCCCATGCGGAGACTGCGTTAGAACTGGAAAAAACCCGGGACATGCTCATTCTGCAACACCGCATCAACCGGGACTATCAG GCGGAGCTGGAAGGGGTGCTTCTGCAGGCCAATAGAGAGAAGCAGGAGCGtgaggagaagcaggagaagaTGGCCCAGCTTCTGGATCTAAGGAGCTCCCGCATTCGCCAACTCGAAG AGCAGCTGAAGGATATCGCCTATGGAACCAGGGCTGTCCCATTCCGAATTGATGAAGTCGACACATCCTTGGGAACGGACCCCGACAAGGCCCCGCAACTGCGACGTGGAGAGAACCTCTTTGAGCTGCACATCTCTGGTGCTGTGCTCTCTGCCGAGGCGCTACGTCTCCTGGGTGATCCAGAGCCTGCTACCTTCTGTACATACTCCTTCTATGACTTTGAGACCCAGTGCACCCCTGTAGTGTGGGGCATTCGGCCCAGGTACGACTTCACATCCCAGTATGTTGTCCGGGCCGAGCCTTTCTTCCTGCACTACCTGCAAGAGGCTGCTTGTCGCCTTGAGCTCCACCTCGCCTCTGCTGTCGACCACGCCACCCTGGCCTCCTGCCGGCTGCGTTTTGGTGAAGCCCTGGCCACCGGGGAGCAAGTCCATGCCACGGCGGTGCTGCATG GTGCCAATGGTGCAGATTAtggtcttctggaatattgggtGAGGCTTCGTTTTCCTATAGAAGAGACCTTGAGGCTGCACCACCAACGGACTAAAGCTTTGGGTTACGTCTCTGCCGGAGTGCCACGCTCCACCGCTGTCCAATTGCACTGGCAAAAGGAAGGG GTTCAGGGAACAAACCGAAATGAGGTCCGTGTGCGGATTGAAGGATGCGCTGGCTTACGTAGTCGCTGGCTTGGTTCTCAGCCCAGCCCTTATGCCATGTACCAGTTCTTTACCTTCCCAGATCACGACACGGTCATCATCCCTGCAAGCAACAACCCACACTTTGCAGACCTGCAAACCTTTGTAGTGCGCGTCACCCCTGAGATGCACCATTACTTGCTTGTGGAGAGCCTGTGGGTGTATGTAtttgatgatgaggatgaggaaCCTGGAAACTACCTGGGCAAAGCTCAAGTCCCACTGCTGCCACTAGCCAATGGACGCAGTATCTCAG gAGACTTTGTCCTTTTGGACCCGTCCGGCAAGCCCAATGGTTCCATCCGCCTGAGCCTGGAGTGGAGCCTTCTTTATGTGCCTCCTGAAGAGGTTGGTGTACTTGGACCCACAGATTCGAAGCCTATGGGGCAGCAGATTGAGAAGAAACAAGCCAGGCTGAGGAACCAG AAGCCAAGGGAAAGCAATGCCGGCCTTTTGCCTTCCAGTCGCCAGAGCAAGAAGCCACGTCTGAGCCTGCCTGAGGCTGAGAAACGGACCCTGAAACACACCAAGCTGGCCAATGGACACAAGGCCCCACAAGTCCAAGTGAGTCCAGTGGTGAAGCCCACAAGACCCGTGGCAAAGGAGCATGTGGAGGAAGATGCTCAGGAG AGGTCTGTATCTGGACATGTGCTGCTAGAAGAGataaaagaaggggaggaaatcctggctgtggaagaAGCAGCTGCGGCGGAAAGTCAACGGGGATCAGATGCTGGATCAAGCATAGAGGCGGAAGCAG CTTCGGAGGAAGCGGAGAGTGATGCTCCGACGACAGAGAGCGACGAAGTGGTGATGGCCTTATCAAGCCTACGAGAGCCTCTGCAACTT GAGCCTTCTGACAGAATTCGGCTGGAGATCATATCTCTGAGTCTTCTCCCGGAGAGTGAACCTGTTGCCGATGAGCACATCCAACAGCTGTATGTGGAATATCACTTTCCAGGGTTGCCGCTGGAGGAAACGGagacccctttctctttgcggaAGCCGGAGGGAGATCAGGAAATCTACTTCCATTTCAGCAAAG TGATCAGACTGGACCCGAGCCCTGCAAGTCTCCAAAGGCAGCTGCTGTTCTCTATGCTGGAGGCAGAGGAACCTGAGTGTAACCA GCTGCAGTTTGTCGTGGTGAGTGAGCCATTGCCTGGAACTGGGGGAGACTgcgaggaggtg